In one Halomarina ordinaria genomic region, the following are encoded:
- a CDS encoding Rieske (2Fe-2S) protein: protein MTTGPTRLADVSDVPETGSYLFTVREADGGREEVILVRLADGVAAWKNFCQHETDQRLDRGSGAAMRDGEILCPKHGSMFDARTGYCDDGKAAGATLVEVEVTVEEGVVSLTDERCEFLHEGGIEEDDGMPGTSSHLSF from the coding sequence ATGACGACTGGCCCGACGCGACTGGCCGACGTGAGTGACGTCCCGGAGACCGGGTCGTACCTGTTCACCGTCCGCGAGGCCGACGGCGGACGCGAGGAGGTCATCCTCGTGCGCCTCGCCGACGGGGTGGCGGCGTGGAAGAACTTTTGCCAGCACGAGACCGACCAGCGCCTCGACCGCGGGTCCGGGGCGGCGATGCGCGACGGCGAGATACTCTGTCCGAAACACGGGTCGATGTTCGACGCCCGGACCGGCTACTGCGACGACGGGAAGGCGGCGGGCGCGACGCTCGTCGAAGTCGAGGTCACGGTCGAGGAGGGGGTCGTCTCTCTCACGGACGAGCGCTGCGAGTTCCTCCACGAGGGAGGAATCGAGGAGGACGACGGTATGCCAGGAACGTCGTCGCACCTCTCGTTCTGA
- a CDS encoding DUF4399 domain-containing protein, which translates to MGQSRRRYLTLLGTVGLGTLAGCSGVDDGTSGGNGSADDGETPAENASSGSGSAGASDAPGENGSDANETGNETTPEEPPVARYDEAASVSFVLPNDGGTAHTSPTVLVDASGFAVEAAGERVDGEGHLHLLVDADPVPAGEPMPEDDAHVHLDDGSVETVLDLDEGDHELVAQVADGTERATDITDRVSLVVANDATVTVETPPDGAYLGRRVGVEWAVSEGVSLAPAGGLAPNTGYAHLLVDADAVPVGDPMPDGEDVYPADDGGTRRTVDLSPGEHELRVQVSNGHGLATALTDSVTVSVD; encoded by the coding sequence ATGGGACAGTCACGACGACGATACCTGACGCTCCTCGGAACCGTCGGGCTGGGAACGCTCGCCGGGTGCTCGGGCGTCGACGACGGCACGTCGGGCGGGAACGGGAGCGCGGACGACGGGGAGACCCCGGCGGAGAACGCGTCGTCCGGGAGTGGGTCGGCGGGCGCGTCGGACGCGCCGGGCGAGAACGGGTCGGACGCGAACGAGACGGGGAACGAGACGACACCGGAGGAGCCGCCGGTGGCGCGCTACGACGAGGCGGCGAGCGTCTCGTTCGTCCTCCCGAACGATGGCGGGACGGCCCACACCTCACCGACGGTGCTCGTCGACGCGTCGGGGTTCGCCGTCGAGGCGGCCGGCGAGCGCGTCGACGGGGAGGGTCACCTCCACCTGCTCGTCGACGCCGACCCCGTCCCCGCGGGCGAGCCGATGCCCGAGGACGACGCGCACGTCCACCTCGACGACGGGAGCGTCGAGACGGTGCTCGACCTCGACGAGGGCGACCACGAACTCGTCGCGCAGGTCGCCGACGGCACCGAGCGCGCGACCGACATCACCGACCGGGTCTCGCTCGTCGTGGCGAACGACGCCACGGTCACCGTCGAGACGCCCCCCGACGGCGCCTACCTCGGCCGGCGCGTCGGCGTCGAGTGGGCCGTGAGCGAGGGTGTCTCGCTCGCACCGGCCGGGGGACTCGCACCCAACACCGGGTACGCACACCTCCTCGTGGACGCCGACGCCGTCCCCGTCGGCGACCCCATGCCCGACGGCGAGGACGTCTACCCCGCCGACGACGGCGGGACTCGCCGGACGGTCGACCTCTCCCCGGGGGAACACGAGCTGCGCGTCCAGGTGAGCAACGGTCACGGCCTCGCGACGGCGCTCACGGACAGCGTCACGGTCAGCGTCGACTGA
- a CDS encoding FAD-dependent oxidoreductase → MTDDTTRATSEGDVLPPTESVWLDTTPETAYDPLPGDTDVDVCVVGGGIVGVTAAAELVDAGERVAIVERDRIVEGVTGNTTAKLTAQHGLVYADLADTLGDELARRYAEANQQAIADVAERVDRLDVVCDFARTPAYTYTQTPEKRDAIEAEVEAARRFGLPAHHVEGDETPLPFDVEAAVRVDEQARFHPRAYLLALAEHVVDTGGRVFEHTRATDVAPGGRPRVVTDRGTVRADAVVVATHFPVRDRRFLFARLTPHRSYALVVEASDAPTEGMYYRVGGNATRSLRTGVTDRENSLIVGGEGHRTGQGDPEASYRRLAHYARDRFDVEAVPYRWSTQDLSTPDGVPFVGRAGPVTDEVYIATGFGGWGMSNGTAAGRLLADLVLDRPNPYRELYDPRRLSLSALRTLLSHNAETTREFVGGWAAGVTGSGPTPAPGEGRVVRRGATPVAVSRDRGGELHAVSAVCTHMDCVVDWNPAEESWDCPCHGSRFAPDGRVLDGPAVEDLPRRPDEE, encoded by the coding sequence ATGACCGACGACACCACGCGCGCGACGAGCGAGGGGGACGTACTGCCACCGACCGAGTCGGTCTGGCTGGACACGACGCCCGAGACGGCCTACGACCCGCTCCCCGGCGACACGGACGTCGACGTCTGCGTCGTCGGGGGCGGTATCGTCGGAGTGACGGCGGCGGCCGAACTGGTCGACGCCGGCGAGCGCGTCGCCATCGTCGAACGCGACCGCATCGTCGAGGGCGTCACCGGCAACACGACCGCGAAGCTCACCGCACAGCACGGACTCGTCTACGCCGACCTGGCCGACACCCTCGGCGACGAACTGGCCCGGCGCTACGCCGAGGCGAACCAGCAGGCCATCGCCGACGTCGCCGAGCGCGTCGACCGCCTCGACGTGGTCTGCGACTTCGCGCGGACGCCGGCCTACACGTACACCCAGACCCCGGAGAAGCGCGACGCTATCGAGGCCGAGGTCGAGGCCGCACGGCGATTCGGCCTCCCGGCCCACCACGTCGAGGGCGACGAGACGCCCCTCCCCTTCGACGTGGAGGCCGCCGTCCGGGTCGACGAGCAGGCACGGTTCCACCCGCGCGCGTACCTGCTCGCGCTGGCCGAGCACGTCGTCGACACCGGCGGGCGCGTCTTCGAGCACACCCGGGCGACCGACGTCGCCCCCGGCGGACGCCCGCGGGTCGTCACCGACCGCGGGACGGTGCGGGCCGACGCCGTCGTCGTCGCGACGCACTTCCCCGTCCGCGACCGGCGCTTCCTCTTCGCGCGGCTGACCCCCCACCGCTCGTACGCGCTCGTCGTCGAGGCGAGCGACGCGCCGACCGAGGGGATGTACTACCGGGTCGGCGGCAACGCGACCCGCTCGCTCCGGACGGGCGTCACGGATCGGGAGAACTCCCTCATCGTCGGCGGCGAGGGCCACCGGACGGGTCAGGGCGACCCCGAGGCGAGCTACCGACGGCTCGCGCACTACGCCCGCGACCGCTTCGACGTCGAGGCGGTCCCCTACCGCTGGTCGACGCAGGACCTCTCGACGCCCGACGGGGTGCCGTTCGTCGGTCGCGCCGGGCCGGTCACCGACGAGGTGTACATCGCCACCGGCTTCGGCGGATGGGGGATGAGCAACGGGACGGCCGCGGGCCGACTGCTCGCGGACCTCGTCCTCGACCGCCCGAACCCCTACCGGGAGCTGTACGACCCACGCCGACTCTCGCTCTCGGCGCTCCGGACCCTCCTCTCGCACAACGCCGAGACGACGCGGGAGTTCGTCGGCGGGTGGGCGGCGGGCGTGACCGGGTCGGGGCCGACGCCGGCGCCCGGCGAGGGTCGGGTGGTCAGGCGCGGCGCGACGCCCGTCGCCGTCTCCCGCGACCGCGGCGGCGAGTTACACGCCGTCTCCGCGGTCTGTACCCACATGGACTGCGTCGTCGACTGGAACCCGGCGGAGGAGTCGTGGGACTGTCCCTGTCACGGCTCGCGCTTCGCGCCCGACGGGCGCGTCCTCGACGGCCCGGCGGTCGAGGACCTCCCGCGGCGGCCGGACGAGGAGTGA
- a CDS encoding universal stress protein encodes MYENVLLPTDGSEEAVPAIDHGLALASRFGATVHALSVVDLPYAREDFRDESAWADVYEVEEREAERAVEAVETRARETDADLRVVSAVPHGSPTRVILEYVDDNDVDLVAMGTHGRSRLRRFFLGSTTDGVVRASPAPVLTLRRGTETPRTAYEDVLVATDGTPGSTRATAQAVDIAAAYGATLHVAYVVETRHARSVALREFLGQQGERELDRVRARAAGEGVRCSTALLDGVPHEELLAHAAGEGVDLVVVGTHGRSGVERLAVGSVAMRVVQASDLPVLTVRTLDA; translated from the coding sequence GTGTACGAGAACGTGTTACTCCCCACTGACGGGAGCGAGGAGGCGGTACCGGCTATCGACCACGGCCTCGCGCTCGCGTCGCGCTTCGGCGCGACGGTCCACGCGCTCTCGGTCGTCGACCTGCCGTACGCGCGCGAGGACTTCCGGGACGAGTCGGCGTGGGCCGACGTCTACGAGGTCGAAGAGCGCGAGGCCGAGCGGGCCGTCGAGGCCGTCGAGACCCGCGCGCGCGAGACCGACGCCGACCTCCGGGTCGTCTCGGCGGTGCCCCACGGCTCGCCGACCCGGGTCATCCTCGAGTACGTCGACGACAACGACGTCGACCTCGTGGCGATGGGTACCCACGGGCGCTCACGGCTCCGTCGGTTCTTCCTCGGGAGCACGACCGACGGCGTGGTTCGTGCCTCGCCTGCCCCTGTCCTGACGCTCCGGCGGGGGACAGAGACGCCGCGGACGGCGTACGAGGACGTCCTCGTCGCGACCGACGGCACCCCCGGGTCGACGCGAGCGACCGCGCAGGCGGTGGACATCGCGGCGGCCTACGGGGCGACGCTCCACGTTGCCTACGTCGTCGAGACGCGCCACGCCCGCTCGGTCGCGCTGCGCGAGTTCCTCGGTCAGCAGGGGGAGCGCGAACTCGACCGGGTCCGGGCGCGCGCGGCGGGCGAGGGGGTCCGCTGTTCGACGGCGCTCCTCGACGGCGTCCCCCACGAGGAACTGCTCGCGCACGCGGCGGGCGAGGGGGTCGACCTCGTCGTCGTCGGGACGCACGGCCGCAGCGGCGTCGAACGCCTCGCCGTCGGGAGCGTCGCGATGCGCGTCGTCCAGGCGTCGGACCTGCCCGTGTTGACGGTGCGGACGCTCGACGCGTGA
- a CDS encoding pyridoxamine 5'-phosphate oxidase family protein has protein sequence MEHIEFVYTMGMDEADVERRLRDAEAGVLSLADGDDAYAVPVSHHYEDGSVFFRLSDDAHSEKLAFVETTRRACFVVYGVEGADESWSVVATGTLRPVEGAAAERFDAAGINDRFGPLRVFDEAIDEVDVVVLELDVEEVTGRRTT, from the coding sequence ATGGAGCACATCGAATTCGTGTACACGATGGGGATGGACGAGGCCGACGTCGAGCGACGACTCCGCGACGCCGAGGCCGGCGTCCTCTCGCTCGCCGACGGGGACGACGCCTACGCCGTCCCCGTCTCGCACCACTACGAGGACGGCTCGGTGTTCTTCCGGTTGAGCGACGACGCGCACAGCGAGAAACTGGCGTTCGTCGAGACCACCCGGCGAGCGTGCTTCGTGGTCTACGGCGTCGAGGGGGCTGACGAGTCGTGGAGCGTCGTGGCGACCGGCACGCTCCGTCCGGTGGAGGGGGCGGCCGCCGAGCGCTTCGACGCGGCCGGCATCAACGACCGCTTCGGCCCGCTGCGCGTGTTCGACGAGGCCATCGACGAGGTGGACGTCGTCGTCCTCGAACTCGACGTCGAGGAGGTGACGGGCCGCCGGACGACCTGA
- a CDS encoding plastocyanin/azurin family copper-binding protein: MAVRERGGDGLSRRAFVRGTLGVGALGGAASASATGEASAQAGSETVDMTDELVFDPEELSVAPGTTVTWENVGTVGHSVTAYEDEIPPAATYFASGGFEGEEAARDAYPEGDVPGGERYEYTFEVEGVYDYFCIPHESVGMVATVEVTAGGGGGDEEEGVIPGVPNAARTIGLALAALVAGFVGLAYFFLKYGDDYEGE; this comes from the coding sequence ATGGCCGTTCGAGAGCGGGGAGGCGACGGACTGTCGCGACGCGCGTTCGTCCGGGGGACGCTGGGCGTGGGAGCACTCGGCGGGGCGGCGAGCGCGAGTGCGACGGGAGAAGCGAGCGCCCAGGCGGGCAGCGAGACCGTCGACATGACCGACGAACTCGTCTTCGACCCCGAGGAACTCAGCGTCGCACCCGGGACGACCGTCACCTGGGAGAACGTCGGGACCGTGGGCCACTCGGTGACGGCGTACGAGGACGAGATACCGCCGGCGGCGACCTACTTCGCGAGCGGCGGCTTCGAGGGCGAGGAGGCGGCGCGGGACGCCTATCCGGAGGGTGACGTCCCGGGCGGCGAGCGTTACGAGTACACGTTCGAGGTCGAGGGGGTGTACGACTACTTCTGCATCCCGCACGAGTCGGTGGGGATGGTGGCGACGGTGGAGGTGACGGCGGGGGGTGGGGGCGGTGACGAGGAAGAAGGGGTCATCCCCGGCGTCCCGAACGCCGCGCGGACCATCGGCCTCGCGCTCGCCGCCCTCGTCGCGGGGTTCGTCGGTCTGGCCTACTTCTTCCTCAAGTACGGCGACGACTACGAGGGCGAGTGA
- a CDS encoding primary-amine oxidase, with protein sequence MATETRSRVDHPLDPLTREEITAARELLEDARDVAPESRYVKIVLDEPAKDDLAAYEAEDESVDRRAFVIVRDREARTTYEAVVSLDGETVVSWEEVPGVQPSITLEEFDECERVVKANEEWREAAAKRGVEDFDLAIVDPWSAGHHLVPDDVDRERRLAHAMSWIRTSEEDNGYARPLDGIHAWVDLDEMTVVKVLDRGTKIDDVVNDLEDAPYRESERDLRTDLKPYNVDQPEGPSWEVDGRKIEWQKWHLRVGWTQREGLVLHDIGYEDDGEVRSVVNRASCVEMSVPYGDPDPNHNWKNAFDVGEYNIGRLANPLMEGCDCLGYMHYFDAVMNDASGEVNVVPNAVCVHEEDFGTLWKHTDWRTENTEVRRSRRLVVSFVATVGNYDYEFNWYFYQDGSMQPQVRLTGINSNGLVAPGEEQPPGYYEMMAPHVKGMVHQHFFNFRLDVDIDGRTNELYRRQNRPIPKGPNADITWNGVEDTGEVNPTGAAFYAEKVQLASEQEAQDLIDSRKGRYWQIENPERTNSLDRPVGYRLVPGENVESCAQLDSSVNERATFISKHLWATPYRPDERFPAGEYPNQHAGGAGLPEWTEADRSLDGEDIVLWYTLGVNHVDRPEDWPILPAHLASFKLEPVNFFDENPAMDVPPEHAIKDIHERRAAKYEDPDSVSRQRAEDD encoded by the coding sequence ATGGCGACAGAAACTCGAAGCCGCGTCGACCATCCGCTGGACCCGTTGACGCGCGAGGAGATAACCGCCGCGCGCGAACTCCTCGAGGACGCGCGCGACGTCGCACCGGAGAGTCGGTACGTGAAGATCGTCCTCGACGAACCCGCGAAGGACGACCTCGCGGCGTACGAAGCCGAGGACGAGTCCGTCGACCGCCGGGCGTTCGTCATCGTCCGCGACCGCGAGGCGCGGACGACGTACGAGGCGGTCGTCTCGCTCGACGGGGAGACGGTCGTCTCGTGGGAGGAGGTCCCCGGCGTCCAGCCCTCCATCACCCTGGAGGAGTTCGACGAGTGCGAGCGGGTGGTCAAGGCGAACGAGGAGTGGCGGGAGGCGGCGGCGAAGCGCGGCGTCGAGGACTTCGACCTCGCCATCGTCGACCCCTGGTCGGCCGGCCACCACCTCGTTCCCGACGACGTCGACCGGGAGCGCAGGCTCGCCCACGCGATGTCGTGGATTCGCACGAGCGAGGAGGACAACGGCTACGCCCGCCCCCTCGACGGTATCCACGCCTGGGTCGACCTGGACGAGATGACCGTGGTGAAGGTGCTCGACCGGGGGACGAAGATAGACGACGTGGTGAACGACCTGGAGGACGCCCCCTACCGCGAGTCCGAGCGCGACCTGCGGACGGACCTGAAGCCGTACAACGTCGACCAGCCGGAGGGGCCGAGCTGGGAGGTCGACGGCCGGAAGATAGAGTGGCAGAAGTGGCACCTGCGGGTGGGGTGGACCCAGCGCGAGGGCCTCGTCCTCCACGACATCGGCTACGAGGACGACGGCGAGGTGCGCTCGGTCGTCAACCGCGCCTCCTGCGTCGAGATGTCCGTTCCCTACGGCGACCCGGACCCGAACCACAACTGGAAGAACGCCTTCGACGTCGGCGAGTACAACATCGGCCGCCTGGCGAACCCGCTCATGGAGGGCTGTGACTGCCTCGGTTACATGCACTACTTCGACGCGGTGATGAACGACGCCTCCGGCGAGGTGAACGTCGTCCCCAACGCCGTCTGCGTCCACGAGGAGGACTTCGGTACGCTCTGGAAGCACACCGACTGGCGGACCGAGAACACGGAGGTGCGCCGCTCGCGACGGCTCGTCGTCTCCTTCGTCGCCACCGTCGGCAACTACGACTACGAGTTCAACTGGTACTTCTACCAGGACGGCTCGATGCAACCGCAAGTCCGACTCACGGGCATCAACAGCAACGGCCTCGTCGCGCCCGGCGAGGAGCAACCGCCCGGCTACTACGAGATGATGGCCCCCCACGTGAAGGGGATGGTCCACCAGCACTTCTTCAACTTCCGTCTCGACGTGGATATCGACGGCCGGACGAACGAACTCTACCGGCGGCAGAACCGGCCCATCCCGAAGGGGCCGAACGCGGACATCACGTGGAACGGCGTCGAGGACACCGGCGAGGTGAACCCGACCGGCGCCGCCTTCTACGCCGAGAAGGTGCAACTGGCGAGCGAACAGGAGGCCCAGGACCTCATCGACTCGCGCAAGGGACGGTACTGGCAGATAGAGAACCCCGAACGGACGAACTCCCTCGACCGCCCCGTTGGCTACCGCCTCGTCCCCGGCGAGAACGTCGAGTCGTGCGCGCAACTGGATTCGAGCGTCAACGAGCGCGCGACGTTCATCTCGAAGCACCTGTGGGCGACTCCCTACCGACCCGACGAGCGCTTCCCGGCCGGCGAGTACCCCAACCAGCACGCCGGCGGCGCGGGCCTCCCCGAGTGGACCGAGGCCGACCGCTCGCTCGACGGCGAGGACATCGTCCTCTGGTACACCCTCGGCGTGAACCACGTCGACCGCCCCGAGGACTGGCCCATCCTCCCCGCCCACCTCGCCAGTTTCAAACTGGAGCCGGTGAACTTCTTCGACGAGAACCCCGCGATGGACGTCCCGCCCGAACACGCCATCAAGGACATCCACGAGCGCCGCGCCGCGAAGTACGAGGACCCCGACAGCGTCTCCAGACAGCGCGCCGAGGACGACTGA
- a CDS encoding alcohol dehydrogenase: MRAAVVPEAGAEFELVEREVPDPGPGEVLVEVDACGICHSDVFTKEGTYPGVAYPRIPGHEVAGHVAAVGEDVTTWHEGDRVGAGWHGGHCFTCEPCRRGKFLQCENADITGLTFDGGYAEYAAVPAEALARIPDDLAAVDAAPLLCAGITTYNALRNSGAHAGDLVAVQGIGGLGHLALQYAHAAGFETVALSHSPDKRDLALDLGADHFVDTAEEDPAAALQDLGGARVVLGTAPSSDAIESVVGGLGNDGELVVVGVPGDPVSVDVQYLVGTRGDVGGWGSGHARDSQDTLEFSDLRGIAPRTETYPLAEVSAAYDRMLSNDARFRVVLEP; the protein is encoded by the coding sequence ATGCGTGCGGCGGTCGTCCCGGAGGCCGGAGCCGAGTTCGAACTCGTCGAGCGCGAGGTCCCCGACCCGGGCCCCGGGGAGGTCCTCGTGGAGGTGGACGCCTGCGGCATCTGTCACAGCGACGTCTTCACGAAGGAAGGGACCTACCCCGGCGTGGCGTACCCGCGCATCCCCGGGCACGAGGTGGCGGGGCACGTCGCGGCCGTCGGCGAGGACGTGACGACGTGGCACGAGGGCGACCGCGTCGGCGCCGGCTGGCACGGCGGCCACTGCTTCACCTGCGAGCCGTGTCGTCGTGGGAAGTTCCTCCAGTGCGAGAACGCGGACATCACCGGCCTCACCTTCGACGGCGGCTACGCCGAGTACGCCGCCGTCCCGGCCGAGGCGCTCGCGCGCATCCCCGACGACCTCGCGGCCGTCGACGCCGCGCCGCTGCTCTGTGCCGGTATCACCACCTACAACGCGCTGCGCAACAGCGGCGCGCACGCCGGTGACCTCGTCGCCGTCCAGGGTATCGGTGGTCTGGGCCACCTCGCGCTCCAGTACGCCCACGCCGCGGGCTTCGAGACGGTCGCCCTCTCGCACAGCCCCGACAAGCGCGACCTGGCGCTCGACCTCGGCGCGGACCACTTCGTCGACACCGCCGAGGAGGACCCCGCGGCAGCCCTGCAGGACCTCGGCGGCGCGCGCGTCGTCCTCGGGACGGCGCCGTCGAGCGACGCCATCGAGTCCGTCGTCGGCGGCCTCGGCAACGACGGCGAACTGGTGGTCGTCGGCGTCCCCGGCGACCCGGTGAGCGTCGACGTCCAGTACCTCGTCGGTACGCGCGGCGACGTCGGCGGGTGGGGGTCGGGCCACGCCCGCGACTCGCAGGACACCCTGGAGTTCAGCGACCTGCGCGGAATCGCCCCCCGGACGGAGACGTACCCGCTGGCGGAGGTCTCCGCGGCGTACGACCGGATGCTCTCGAACGACGCCCGGTTCCGCGTCGTCCTCGAACCCTAA
- a CDS encoding FAD-dependent oxidoreductase — protein MSREYDLIIVGGGISGASLLYTAAKFTDIEDVALVEKESELAAVNSHHTNNSQTLHFGDIETNYSLEKAEEVKEGAELLAGYLENADPDRDLHSKRSKMVLAVGDREVAELESRYHDEGFGDLFPKLRAIGREEIADLEPGVVEGRDPGTDLLALQTPDGYVVDYGATATSFVRAAQEEEGVDVYLGTAVTGIEERGDGFTVRTGRGRFAADATVVAAGSHSLQLAKEMGYGEDLSLLPVAGSFFLADDLLNGKVYTLQMKRLPFAAVHGDADVHDPSTTRFGPTAKVVPALERGRLSTVSDFFDVFGLNAESMLSYANVLADPILLPYVLRNVVYDLPVVGKRAFLPHVQKVVPTVEVEDIERATGYGGIRPQIVDTEARELDMGEATITGDGIVFNITPSPGASTCLKNAMRDVETVLDVLDDDYAFDEAGFRAATIDNFPRPAERDVGAPTSE, from the coding sequence ATGTCGAGAGAATACGACCTCATCATCGTCGGCGGGGGTATCAGCGGGGCGTCGCTGCTCTATACGGCGGCGAAGTTCACGGACATCGAGGACGTCGCGCTCGTCGAGAAGGAGTCGGAACTCGCGGCCGTCAACTCCCACCACACGAACAACTCACAGACCCTCCACTTCGGGGACATCGAGACGAACTACTCCCTGGAGAAGGCCGAGGAGGTCAAGGAGGGCGCCGAACTGCTGGCGGGCTACCTCGAGAACGCGGACCCCGACCGGGACCTCCACAGCAAGCGGAGCAAGATGGTGCTCGCGGTCGGCGACAGGGAGGTGGCGGAACTCGAGTCGCGCTACCACGACGAGGGGTTCGGCGACCTCTTCCCGAAGCTCCGGGCCATCGGGCGCGAGGAGATAGCGGACCTCGAACCCGGCGTGGTCGAGGGACGCGACCCGGGGACGGACCTGCTGGCGCTCCAGACGCCCGACGGCTACGTGGTCGACTACGGCGCGACGGCGACGTCGTTCGTCCGGGCGGCACAGGAGGAGGAGGGGGTCGACGTCTACCTCGGGACGGCGGTGACGGGTATCGAGGAGCGCGGTGACGGGTTCACCGTCCGGACCGGCCGGGGGCGCTTCGCGGCGGACGCCACCGTCGTCGCGGCGGGGTCCCACAGCCTCCAGCTGGCGAAGGAGATGGGCTACGGCGAGGACCTCTCGCTGCTTCCCGTCGCGGGGAGCTTCTTCCTCGCGGACGACCTCCTGAACGGGAAGGTGTACACCCTCCAGATGAAGCGACTCCCGTTCGCGGCCGTCCACGGCGACGCGGACGTCCACGACCCCTCCACCACCCGCTTCGGCCCGACGGCGAAGGTCGTCCCGGCGCTCGAACGGGGCCGCCTCTCGACCGTCTCCGACTTCTTCGACGTCTTCGGGCTGAACGCGGAGTCGATGCTCAGCTACGCCAACGTCCTCGCCGACCCCATCCTCCTGCCGTACGTCCTCCGGAACGTCGTCTACGACCTCCCGGTGGTCGGCAAGCGGGCGTTCCTCCCGCACGTCCAGAAGGTCGTCCCGACCGTCGAGGTCGAGGACATCGAACGGGCCACGGGCTACGGCGGCATCCGGCCCCAGATCGTCGACACCGAGGCGAGGGAACTGGACATGGGCGAGGCGACCATCACCGGCGACGGCATCGTCTTCAACATCACGCCGTCGCCGGGCGCGTCCACCTGCCTGAAGAACGCGATGCGGGACGTCGAGACGGTCCTCGACGTCCTCGACGACGACTACGCGTTCGACGAGGCGGGCTTCCGCGCGGCGACCATCGACAACTTCCCCCGACCCGCCGAACGGGACGTGGGCGCGCCCACGAGCGAGTGA
- a CDS encoding YihY/virulence factor BrkB family protein, whose amino-acid sequence MVSLSTVTTTGRQVASEFSEKNVTFMAAGIAYNAFVSLAPLLLLLLLVVTVLGGGLEARIVDIAQGSLPGPIADTVTQIFEGGSTAAGASAVGLVVLVWGSLKIFRGLDTAFSEIYETDDDNSFADQMKDGAVVLGGLIAAGVATAGLSAVFASFADAVPFLGVLAPVVLVFGLVLAFFPMYYVFPDTALTWQQVVPGVVVAAVGWAVLQSLFQVYLVFKGGGSTSFFSGVIIIITWLYFSGLVLLLGAVINAVVGGHATGVAGGVGRGATETAPARETTLGRDDLAAYLGTLRGRLTGHDRWAVSTNGAATATRVAPLRPPEAVDVEEYSAVEGGEEEWTVVLRWRTPARESDER is encoded by the coding sequence ATGGTCAGCCTTTCGACGGTCACGACGACAGGCAGACAGGTGGCGTCCGAGTTCTCCGAGAAGAACGTCACGTTCATGGCCGCGGGCATCGCGTACAACGCGTTCGTCTCGCTCGCGCCATTGCTGCTGCTCCTGCTGCTGGTCGTGACGGTGCTCGGCGGCGGCCTGGAGGCCCGCATCGTCGACATCGCCCAGGGGTCGCTCCCGGGGCCCATCGCCGATACCGTCACCCAGATTTTCGAGGGTGGGTCGACGGCCGCCGGCGCGTCCGCGGTCGGACTGGTCGTGCTGGTCTGGGGGTCGCTGAAGATATTCCGCGGCCTCGACACCGCGTTCTCGGAGATCTACGAGACCGACGACGACAACTCGTTCGCCGACCAGATGAAAGACGGCGCCGTCGTGCTGGGCGGTCTCATCGCGGCCGGCGTCGCCACCGCGGGGTTGAGTGCCGTGTTCGCGTCGTTCGCCGACGCGGTCCCCTTTCTCGGGGTCCTCGCACCGGTGGTGCTCGTCTTCGGACTGGTGCTCGCGTTCTTCCCGATGTACTACGTCTTCCCCGACACGGCCCTGACGTGGCAACAGGTCGTGCCGGGCGTCGTCGTCGCGGCGGTCGGCTGGGCCGTACTCCAGTCGCTCTTCCAGGTCTACCTCGTGTTCAAGGGCGGTGGGTCGACGAGTTTCTTCAGCGGTGTCATCATTATCATCACGTGGCTGTACTTCTCGGGTCTCGTGCTCCTGCTCGGCGCGGTCATCAACGCGGTCGTCGGCGGGCACGCGACGGGGGTCGCCGGCGGCGTCGGCCGGGGCGCCACGGAGACCGCACCGGCCCGCGAGACGACGCTGGGTCGCGACGACCTCGCGGCGTACCTCGGGACCCTCCGTGGCCGACTGACCGGCCACGACCGATGGGCGGTGTCGACGAACGGGGCCGCGACCGCGACCAGGGTCGCTCCCCTGCGTCCGCCCGAGGCGGTCGACGTCGAGGAGTACTCCGCCGTCGAGGGCGGCGAGGAGGAGTGGACGGTCGTCCTCCGATGGCGGACCCCCGCCCGGGAGAGCGACGAGCGGTAG